The Anolis carolinensis isolate JA03-04 chromosome 1, rAnoCar3.1.pri, whole genome shotgun sequence genome window below encodes:
- the rmnd1 gene encoding required for meiotic nuclear division protein 1 homolog, whose translation MATKLLSFLTKSPHIVRQCQHFHKNGHLTSSNIFQGTSSNTRSEKRYITQCIPKTAASFLSGVCVPAKTCWRWRPQDNVTTAADTVNYLAMDTCFPFREQSKYRTNYMNKSKCLRKLTAISNRCYSVLSTSAVMPSQGTVSVKRPPKASRTKQPSRANLPLPSETEDLMQCTAFATADEYHLGNLGLDLASRGYVEITTLPRDAANVLVIGTENSMKEYDPGVIFFFREGSVVFWNVEEKTMKNIMQVLEKYEIQPYEIALVHWENEEINYRRGEGQSKLHRGEILINSELDADDVTLEKFAFSNALCLSVKLAIWEASVDNFVESIQSIPEILKLRKKVKLSHADVMQKIGELFALRHRINLSSDLLITPDFYWDREHLEQLYDKTCQFLSINRRVKVVNEKLQHCTELTDLMRNHLSEKHALRLEWMIVILITIEVMFELGRMLF comes from the exons ATGGCAACTAAATTACTGAGTTTCCTCACAAAATCTCCGCATATAGTAAGGCAATGTCAACATTTTCACAAAAATGGGCATCTCACTTCAAGCAACATTTTTCAAGGGACATCCAGCAACACTCGATCTGAAAAGAGATACATTACTCAGTGCATTCCAAAAACAGCTGCTTCTTTCTTATCTGGTGTTTGTGTACCTGCTAAGACATGTTGGAGGTGGAGACCACAAGATAATGTTACTACTGCAGCAGATACTGTGAATTATTTGGCTATGGATACTTGTTTTCCATTCAGAGAACAGTCCAAGTACAGAACAAATTACATGAACAAATCAAAATGTTTAAGAAAACTTACTGCTATATCAAACAGATGTTACTCAGTTTTATCAACAAGTGCAGTTATGCCAAGTCAAGGTACTGTGTCAGTGAAAAGGCCACCAAAGGCTTCTCGGACAAAGCAGCCATCTAGAGCTAACCTACCTCTACCATCTGAAACTGAG GATCTGATGCAGTGCACAGCCTTTGCAACAGCAGATGAATATCATCTTGGTAACCTGGGCCTTGACCTGGCATCACGTGGATATGTTGAAATAACAACATTACCCAGAG ATGCAGCAAATGTTTTGGTAATTGGAACAGAAAATTCAATGAAAGAATATGATCCTGGTGTGATTTTTTTCTTCAG AGAAGGCTCTGTTGTATTCTGGAATGTTGAAGAAAAAACG ATGAAGAATATAATGCAAGTACTGGAAAAGTATGAAATTCAGCCATATGAAATTGCATTAGTTCATTGGGAGAATGAAGAGATTAATTACAGGAGAGGAGA AGGGCAGTCAAAGCTTCACAGAGGAGAAATACTGATAAATTCAGAATTAGATGCTGATGACGTCACTCTAGAGAAGTTTGCTTTTTCAAATGCCCTTTGCCTTTCTG TAAAACTGGCCATTTGGGAAGCATCAGTGGATAATTTTGTAGAATCTATCCAGTCAATACCTGAG ATACTAAAATTAAGGAAGAAGGTGAAACTGTCTCATGCAGATGTAATGCAGAAAATTGGGGAACTGTTTGCATTAAG GCACCGCATAAATTTAAGTTCTGACCTTCTGATTACCCCGGATTTCTACTGGGATAGAGAGCACCTTGAACAGCTATATGATAAAACTTGTCAGTTCCTGAGTATTAATCGCAGAGTTAAg GTGGTGAATGAGAAGCTTCAGCATTGCACAGAGTTGACTGATCTGATGAGAAATCATTTGAGTGAAAAACATGCTTTGCGCTTGGAATGGATGATAGTGATACTCATCACTATTGAG GTCATGTTTGAACTTGGTAGAATGCTTTTTTGA